One Brassica napus cultivar Da-Ae chromosome A1, Da-Ae, whole genome shotgun sequence genomic region harbors:
- the LOC106349506 gene encoding NAC domain-containing protein 76, whose translation MESVDQSCSVPPGFRFHPTDEELVGYYLRKKVASQKIDLDVIRDIDLYRIEPWDLQEKCRIGYEERNEWYFFSHKDKKYPTGTRTNRATIAGFWKATGRDKAVYDKSKLIGMRKTLVFYKGRAPNGQKTDWIMHEYRLESDENAPPQEEGWVVCRAFKKKPTTGQAKNTETWRSSYFYEELPTGVGSAMEPLNYVSKQKQNIFAQDVLFKQELGGSDIGLNFIHCDQFIQLPQLESPPLTNMKRPMSSTSITSSENIHNKYKRPLIEEDELINSQNKDKRKRTSVVTTDWRALDKFVASQLMSQEEGVLDFGGHKEDGSNKIGHCNNEESNNNGIEMASSSLLSDREEENRFISGFLCTNLDDDLYRDLHV comes from the exons ATGGAATCAGTTGATCAGTCATGTAGTGTTCCTCCGGGATTCAGATTCCATCCAACAGATGAAGAGCTCGTTGGTTACTATTTGAGGAAGAAAGTGGCTTCACAAAAGATCGATCTTGATGTCATTAGAGATATTGATCTCTACAGAATCGAACCGTGGGATTTACAAG AGAAATGCCGAATCGGATATGAGGAACGAAATGAATGGTATTTCTTCAGCCACAAAGATAAGAAATATCCAACGGGGACAAGGACGAACAGAGCGACCATCGCTGGTTTCTGGAAGGCCACAGGTCGAGACAAGGCTGTTTATGACAAGTCAAAACTAATTGGTATGAGGAAAACACTTGTATTCTACAAAGGAAGAGCCCCTAATGGCCAAAAAACTGATTGGATCATGCATGAATACCGGCTAGAGTCCGATGAGAATGCCCCTCCTCAG GAAGAAGGATGGGTGGTTTGTAGAGCTTTCAAGAAAAAACCAACGACCGGGCAAGCCAAGAACACAGAAACTTGGAGATCAAGTTACTTTTACGAAGAATTACCGACCGGAGTTGGCTCGGCTATGGAGCCTCTCAATTACGTATCTAAGCAGAAGCAAAACATTTTTGCACAAGATgttttgttcaagcaagaacTAGGAGGGTCGGATATTGGTTTGAACTTCATCCACTGTGATCAATTCATCCAACTTCCGCAGCTAGAAAGCCCTCCACTCACTAATATGAAGAGGCCAATGAGCTCAACGTCAATAACATCATCGGAGAATATTCATAATAAGTACAAAAGACCACTAATAGAAGAGGACGAGCTAATAAATAGTCAAAATAAAGATAAGAGGAAGAGAACATCAGTGGTGACGACGGATTGGAGAGCACTTGATAAATTTGTTGCTTCTCAACTTATGAGCCAAGAGGAAGGAGTGTTAGATTTTGGTGGTCATAAAGAAGACGGCAGCAACAAAATTGGTCACTGCAATAACGAAGAGAGCAATAACAATGGAATAGAGATGGCTTCATCGTCGTTATTGAGtgatagagaagaagagaacagGTTCATCAGTGGGTTCTTGTGTACGAATTTGGACGATGACTTATATAGGGATTTGCATGTTTGA